The Podospora pseudopauciseta strain CBS 411.78 chromosome 2 map unlocalized CBS411.78m_2, whole genome shotgun sequence genome has a window encoding:
- a CDS encoding uncharacterized protein (COG:S; EggNog:ENOG503PDNC), with protein MLGIMASQPSCWGIFPTPANNELTRHTIYHDLNPACQEIRLLRVHLEEKDGFIRCELLPAASLSNIRGQYTAISYCAGDPRRTKKIFVNGIPFNVFENLAHVLEMTRNFWTKTFPDKECIIWADQICINQFNLAERSHQVGFMRGIYSSAAQTLICLSTTDVDPRGVEWLVKLHQSVDPDGDFYQYYFHLEYYLRTNLANKQFADDWFAFYDVFNSPWWMRTWVYQEFISSSNIYFLYGKSSVPWKRLSEVLPTLQKYSHFPYFGLTITERQAQVADTTNIVNFFVISKLRFDRVGPFDLMDLLSQSRHLQSSDSRDGIYAFLGLVRESYGIIPDYSPENTMERLLVDIATRIVLQDKTLDILSDASRVRGELSPRLPSWVPDWTTKTCVSLIPRTIRDTSDGSVALFPRIVQSGKLELQGFHIGVFRKGKLGWYFPNSRDRFRHDGEGREELWDIVGAQGPFVLRHVGNQYHLVREAQRNKPAGYNSVEDAVQRHGLQAQTVVLS; from the coding sequence ATGCTGGGGATCATGGCATCACAGCCCTCTTGTTGGGGCATATTCCCCACACCAGCCAACAATGAGCTCACCAGACACACTATCTACCATGATCTTAACCCAGCCTGCCAGGAAATCCGCCTGCTCAGAGTTCATCTTGAGGAAAAAGATGGCTTTATCCGGTGTGAGCTCCTACCAGCAGCTAGTCTGTCCAACATCAGAGGGCAGTACACGGCAATATCCTACTGCGCGGGAGACCCTAGGAGAACCAAAAAAATATTCGTCAACGGCATCCCGTTCAATGTCTTTGAGAATCTTGCCCATGTCTTGGAAATGACAAGGAACTTCTGGACCAAGACATTTCCCGATAAGGAGTGCATAATCTGGGCCGACCAAATCTGCATTAACCAGTTCAACCTTGCTGAGCGCTCACACCAGGTCGGTTTCATGAGGGGTATTTACTCTTCAGCGGCGCAGACCTTGATATGCCTTTCCACCACCGACGTTGACCCTCGTGGAGTTGAGTGGCTGGTGAAGCTACACCAAAGTGTCGATCCTGATGGCGACTTCTACCAGTACTACTTCCACCTTGAGTACTACCTCCGAACCAATCTGGCCAACAAGCAATTTGCCGACGATTGGTTTGCATTTTACGATGTCTTCAACAGCCCATGGTGGATGCGAACTTGGGTCTATCAAGAGTTTATTTCATCCTCCAACATCTATTTTTTGTATGGCAAATCATCTGTTCCCTGGAAAAGACTGTCAGAGGTACTCCCGACACTTCAAAAATACAGCCACTTCCCCTACTTTGGCCTGACTATTACTGAACGCCAAGCACAAGTCGCAGACACAACGAACATTGTCAACTTTTTTGTAATCAGTAAACTTCGGTTTGATCGGGTTGGGCCATTCGACTTGATGGATCTGCTTTCTCAATCTCGACATCTTCAGAGCAGCGATAGCCGCGACGGGATCTATGCTttccttggtcttgttcGTGAGAGCTACGGGATCATTCCAGACTATTCCCCTGAGAACACTATGGAACGGCTTTTGGTGGATATTGCAACGCGGATTGTTTTGCAAGACAAAACATTGGATATTCTCTCAGATGCGAGCAGGGTGAGAGGAGAGCTGTCGCCACGACTTCCCTCTTGGGTTCCAGATTGGACCACAAAGACTTGTGTCAGCCTTATTCCAAGAACCATCCGAGATACAAGTGACGGATCAGTCGCTTTATTTCCTCGAATCGTTCAATCAGGGAAGCTAGAACTTCAAGGTTTCCATATCGGTGTTTTCAGAAAGGGAAAGCTTGGGTGGTACTTCCCCAACAGTCGGGACAGATTTCGTCATGATGGTGAAGGTCGCGAGGAGTTGTGGGATATTGTCGGGGCTCAAGGTCCATTTGTTTTGCGTCACGTGGGGAATCAGTATCATCTTGTCAGGGAAGCACAGAGAAATAAACCTGCTGGATATAATAGCGTGGAGGATGCTGTTCAGAGACATGGGTTGCAAGCGCAGACAGTGGTACTCTCTTAA
- a CDS encoding uncharacterized protein (COG:Q; EggNog:ENOG503P3ZY) — protein sequence MSTYTHPSDPSTLSHVQSTWDFIRPNSSIYNHLLSDIRLVAATKGRIIAHLDVTPVHTNSKNILHGAVSGTLCDWAGGMAIAAETGLQKTGVSTDMHVSYCSTAKVGDTLEIEAWVGRAGKNLGFTGFEIRRGVTNGEGKKGVVVAMGSHTKFLLFGQGKSEIKEENKEGTVEGNGSE from the coding sequence ATGTCGACCTACACCCACCCCtccgacccctccaccctctcccacgtCCAATCAACCTGGGACTTTATCCGCCCCAACTCGTCCATctacaaccacctcctctccgacATCCGCCTCGTCGCCGCCACAAAGGGGCGCATCATCGCCCACCTAGACGTCACACCCGTCCACACCAACTCCAAAAACATCCTCCACGGGGCAGTAAGCGGGACGCTGTGTGACTGGGCCGGGGGTATGGCGATTGCTGCCGAGACGGGGCTGCAAAAGACGGGCGTGAGCACGGATATGCATGTTAGTTATTGCTCGACGGCCAAGGTGGGGGATACGTTGGAGATTGAGGCTTGGGTGGGCAGGGCGGGGAAGAACTTGGGGTTTACGGGGTTTGAGATTAGGAGGGGGGTGACAAATggagaggggaagaagggggttgtggtggctATGGGGAGTCATACCAAGTTTCTATTGTTTGGGCAGGGGAAGAGTGAGATAAAAGAGGAAAATAAGGAGGGGACGGTTGAAGGGAATGGGTCCGAGTAG
- a CDS encoding uncharacterized protein (EggNog:ENOG503PNKE; COG:S), translating to MLKRRTSSLDSVRLLGDPVIGREPAKPSEPSEATSRCLRLQIQNDGKTSFTAVDLSQTKPNPDEALEPSQDYDLIYLVEAHSDLQATRLADMGLYLPPEFFTAHLGRGSGHKMGFHQDRSTGSFFVSWSEPALQKSEGWKMEKKIRAGTPWDTDQTADPQSTYESHCRWGTFPEGVYRPYHPLHPSQRMESVVLHHASTRMSFHYSRRENGQLVGCLLVDPQRMHTVRQVNLNLWSGDIGSKPLPNQPCFILETTALDRIKKALDAPSPFRGRQNDTWLIQTMLGFVVDDMPTILFELGRGLDEVELYLGEDEQLRSSVPQWRDYLGRWRNTLANLRVSVRYMMEKLEQHTKERPRQLVPPYGDDSEQVIAWRLNQINAELEAIRNRVETAFQALMSTLSILESQRAIAQAESISKLTQLAFFFIPLSFIAAVFGMNVIEFQDQYTWPRWLGVSIGVTAVTYLALYFSTVQTAVTHTIPSTIARSINWPSIGRVGNRLIKFMTALTTASTIYMLLIFTVLSGLFIGLSFVGFRLEMPLGGVVGVSLGMAIVAVGLILLSFVWLGFLRKKVEGYGPVTTSIYDRGGSGLQRRESDIELVRRLNI from the exons ATGCTCAAAAGAAGGACCTCGTCGCTTGACTCGGTGAGATTGCTGGGTGATCCCGTTATCGGCCGGGAGCCCGCCAAACCCTCAGAACCTTCGGAAGCCACCTCCAGATGTCTGCGACTTCAAATCCAAAATGATGGAAAGACCAGTTTCACCGCCGTCGACTTGTCACAgaccaaacccaaccctgACGAAGCCCTGGAACCCTCTCAAGATTACGATCTGATATACCTCGTGGAAGCTCATAGCGACCTTCAGGCAACGCGTTTGGCAGATATGGGGTTGTACCTGCCCCCAGAGTTCTTCACAGCCCATCTTGGACGCGGCTCAGGACACAAAATGGGCTTCCACCAGGACAGATCTACCGGTAGTTTCTTTGTCAGCTGGTCAGAACCAGCCCTGCAAAAGTCTGAAGGTTGGAAaatggagaagaagattcGCGCGGGAACGCCATGGGATACAGACCAAACTGCCGACCCCCAATCCACATACGAGAGCCATTGTCGATGGGGAACGTTTCCGGAGGGGGTGTATAGACCATACCATCCGCTTCACCCATCACAGAGGATGGAGAGTGTTGTTCTTCATCATGCCTCAACGCGCATGTCGTTTCATTACTCGAGACGGGAGAATGGCCAACTTGTTGGGTGCCTTCTGGTCGATCCACAAAGAATGCATACAGTCAGGCAGGTGAACCTCAACTTGTGGTCTGGAGACATAGGCTCCAAACCTCTGCCGAATCAGCCCTGTTTTATCCTCGAGACGACAGCCTTAGACCGTATCAAAAAGGCGCTAGATGCCCCGAGTCCGTTTCGAGGAAGACAAAACGATACTTGGCTCATACAAACGATGCTTGGTTTTGTGGTGGATGATATGCCAACCATCCTGTTCGAGCTGGGTCGGGGGTTGGACGAGGTCGAATTGTATTTGGGCGAAGACGAGCAGCTGCGCTCCTCGGTGCCGCAGTGGAGAGATTATCTTGGTCGATGGCGGaacaccctcgccaaccttcGGGTCTCTGTCCGGTATATGATGGAGAAACTTGAGCAGCACACCAAGGAGAGGCCCCGTCAGTTGGTCCCGCCGTACGGCGATGACTCGGAGCAAGTGATAGCATGGCGACTCAACCAGATCAACGCTGAACTCGAGGCGATTCGAAATAGAGTCGAAACGGCTTTTCAAGCGCTTATGTCGACCCTCAGCATTTTAGAGAGCCAGCGGGCCATCGCCCAAGCCGAGTCGATATCGAAGCTTACACAactggccttcttctttatACCACTGAGCTTCATTGCTGCTGTTTTTGGGATGAACGTAATT GAATTTCAAGACCAATACACCTGGCCACGATGGCTGGGAGTGTCCATAGGCGTCACCGCTGTCACATACCTTGCGCTATACTTCTCCACCGTCCAGACCGCTGTCACCCACACCATCCCGAGCACGATCGCTCGCAGCATCAACTGGCCTTCCATCGGGCGGGTGGGCAACCGTCTCATAAAGTTCATGACAGCCCTCACCACTGCCAGCACGATCTATATGCTCTTGATATTCACCGTTCTCTCAGGTCTCTTCATTGGTCTGAGCTTCGTAGGCTTCAGGTTAGAGATGCCActtggtggggttgtgggtGTGTCACTGGGTATGGCTATTGTCGCTGTGGGACTGATACTTTTATCTTTCGTCTGGCTCGGCTTTCTGCGGAAGAAAGTGGAGGGGTACGGCCCAGTGACAACGTCCATATATGATAGGGGTGGGAGTGGGCTTCAGCGGCGGGAATCGGATATAGAGCTGGTGAGGAGGCTGAACATATAG
- a CDS encoding uncharacterized protein (COG:S; EggNog:ENOG503P4NS), producing the protein MWTYTCTDTVQFQNTHCFSLVADFNNGHKDQPCSSPDPSGLEGDEAQSLLFESNRHEEQDNKSSTAPDTVQRTTFASSMTSSSSATFTSSVAFSSSPAFSSSISFPSSTTFSSTTFSSSPAVSSSSAALLTFQPPMTIITSITHSGFSHGSFSTLTESNSQTDNTVSQPTIQTSTSSPDKNSIKPSKSQPEEFTDIGSDHIGTTVESKGTSRINPDSITSTRRSLEASDQSTTPSKSFAATTSTSQVTQESGVRDSLSRISETKQTTTPHFNASQTTTPTTLYADSLPITLLQIKSLSYPDATQFRQLVGSQSSQKHHDKTISGAWQSTTFPSMDKPNSAGQSPVSDTKTRPPAVKLPKEPNMSDRSTRSLIVTTEASHSLDSLENVASLALAQKATVSQPTGSVNGTRIITALQSHKEAINLSTTTSFPTDVRTLAAIAIPTSVTDLHSSPSTSHNPTETVSSVIGGAQIPPLFHPVSLGDYFLAAYVPVMITLPLAALAQILSMEVKALAPFHALSRPMGAAATDSLCLPTGGFPGIYKSICLCFRRQGRQPLLFLVDLLVWTTAIIASLSSEAFGIKLHGKCKHDDFRGCYMGIAVFGTQSRIIQSLLGFALCLILLIMYRLRNWQTGIDVPHGRSVAAISMLVTEPCTRRVLQHLRPDSHTGRLSNKDMARQLEGYIFKLAPISSHLTGYKQLVSSRPTQALRKPKPQKTPTARRSRITEFVDHLPQGFLLQFLVILGTLSFIILIICYETITGADSPFEHFMNSQGFGVKLLFAGLGVVISLFWDDYFAQVALKEPDRQFNRWPCPAKTSSVFLVSPPTTAFAALTPATLHRRQFFLMWVAFVTVLSKITPLLLSNIPFSPWLTWETHRVCTWTAVGILTTMIFTLGYGLILVKYSRWPSHPGRLGGIIYYLLTMPSNSNGRTPILRFLDDGMAPGNHVEDIELGNIQSR; encoded by the exons ATGTGGACTTATACCTGTACAGACACTGTGCAGTTCCAAAACACGCATTGTTTTAGCTTGGTTGCAGACTTCAACAATGGACACAAAGATCAGCCATGCAGCAGTCCGGATCCCAGTGGTTTGGAAGGAGATGAAGCGCAGAGCTTATTATTTGAGTCAAATCGTCATGAAGAACAAGACAACAAGAGCAGTACTGCTCCTGATACAGTCCAAAGAACAACCTTTGCATCATCGATgacctcttcatcctctgcAACTTTTACATCATCGGTAGCCTTTTCATCGTCACCAGCTTTTTCATCTTCAATAAGCTTTCCATCGTCAACAA ctttttcatcaacaaccttttcatcatcaccagccgtttcttcatcatcagcagcatTGCTGACCTTTCAGCCGCCCATGAcaatcatcaccagcatTACTCATAGCGGTTTCAGCCATGGCTCCTTCAGCACATTGACCGAAAGTAATAGTCAAACCGACAACACGGTTAGCCAGCCCACAATACAAACATCGACTTCATCACCAGACAAGAATAGCATTAAACCGTCAAAATCTCAACCAGAGGAGTTCACAGACATTGGTAGTGACCATATTGGTACAACCGTGGAAAGCAAAGGTACAAGTAGGATCAACCCCGATAGTATAACATCGACCAGGCGCAGTCTCGAGGCAAGCGACCAGTCAACAACTCCCTCTAAGAGTTTCGCGGCCACTACCTCTACTTCCCAGGTCACACAAGAATCAGGGGTTCGGGATAGCCTTTCAAGGATCAgcgaaacaaaacaaacaacaacaccacactTCAATGCGTCCCAAACTACGACGCCAACAACCCTATATGCTGACTCTCTACCGATAACATTATTGCAAATAAAAAGCTTATCATATCCAGATGCGACACAATTCCGACAATTGGTTGGGTCTCAATCAAGTCAAAAACATCATGATAAGACAATCAGCGGTGCTTGGCAATCAACAACATTTCCTAGCATGGACAAACCCAATAGTGCAGGCCAATCACCAGTTTCAGACACGAAAACGAGGCCCCCAGCCGTAAAACTACCCAAAGAGCCTAATATGAGCGATAGGTCAACCCGCTCTTTAATTGTCACAACAGAAGCTTCCCACAGTCTTGATTCTCTCGAGAACGTCGCCAGCCTAGCTCTGGCACAAAAGGCAACAGTCAGCCAACCTACAGGCTCGGTGAATGGAACAAGGATAATCACTGCATTACAGTCGCACAAAGAAGCCATCAACCTGTCCACAACGACTTCTTTTCCTACGGATGTCAGGACTTTGGCCGCGATAGCCATCCCTACTTCCGTCACAGACCTACATTCTTCGCCATCGACAAGTCATAACCCAACAGAAACAGTCAGTTCGGTGATAGGTGGAGCACAAATACCGCCTCTTTTTCACCCTGTTTCATTGGGAGACTATTTCCTAGCTGCATACGTGCCTGTAATGATCACGTTGCCCTTGGCAGCTTTGGCACAAATATTGAGCATGGAGGTCAAAGCACTTGCTCCCTTCCACGCACTCAGTAGACCGATGGGTGCGGCAGCTACAGACTCCCTGTGCCTCCCCACAGGTGGCTTTCCGGGGATCTATAAAAGCATTTGCCTTTGCTTCCGGCGTCAAGGTCGACAGCCCTTATTATTTCTGGTCGATCTGCTTGTCTGGACCACGGCCATCATTGCCTCGCTCTCTAGCGAGGCCTTCGGCATCAAGCTCCATGGCAAATGCAAACACGACGATTTCAGAGGATGCTACATGGGAATCGCAGTATTCGGCACTCAAAGCCGAATCATTCAGAGTCTACTGGGCTTCGCCTTGTGTCTTATTCTGCTAATTATGTATCGGCTCCGAAACTGGCAAACCGGCATTGATGTGCCCCATGGTCGAAGTGTCGCAGCCATATCTATGCTCGTTACTGAACCATGCACACGCAGAGTCTTGCAGCACCTCAGGCCCGATTCCCACACCGGAAGACTCAGTAACAAGGACATGGCACGCCAGCTTGAAGGGTACATCTTTAAATTAGCACCCATCTCATCACACCTGACTGGTTACAAGCAGCTTGTTTCGTCAAGGCCCACACAAGCATTACGCAAACCCAAACCACAAAAGACACCAACTGCACGCCGCTCCAGAATCACGGAATTCGTTGACCACCTTCCACAAGGCTTTCTCCTTCAATTCCTGGTCATCCTCGGTACACTCAGCTTCATAATTCTGATAATATGCTATGAAACAATTACGGGAGCCGATTCTCCGTTTGAGCACTTCATGAACTCTCAGGGCTTCGGTGTGAAGCTCCTTTTTGCAGGACTGGGTGTAGTGATATCTCTCTTTTGGGATGATTATTTCGCGC AGGTTGCACTCAAAGAGCCAGACCGCCAATTCAACCGCTGGCCGTGCCCTGCCAAAACCTCTTCCGTTTTCCTAGTCTCCCCACCGACCACTGCCTTTGCCGCCCTGACTCCTGCTACCCTTCACAGACGCCAGTTTTTTCTCATGTGGGTTGCCTTTGTCACCGTTCTGTCAAAGATCACGCCATTATTGCTATCCAACATCCCATTCAGCCCCTGGCTCACCTGGGAGACACATCGTGTCTGTACTTGGACCGCGGTTGGGATCTTGACAACAATGATCTTCACATTGGGGTACGGTCTTATACTTGTCAAGTACTCCCGATGGCCGTCGCATCCAGGAAGACTCGGTGGCATCATCTACTACCTGTTGACAATGCCGTCTAACAGCAATGGAAGAACACCGATTTTACGGTTTCTTGATGATGGAATGGCACCAGGAAACCATGTGGAGGATATTGAACTTGGAAATATCCAAAGTCGTTGA
- a CDS encoding uncharacterized protein (COG:S; EggNog:ENOG503P0GQ): MPTDPSSVPNFDDLPAVDGHPQGCAWGVFDKDGKKDHYGTLNFVTPEIVAAVAKEVTDGISISLNWPLNGIKFPLPGRKAPVHKPVSLREAGMEIDGFDDELEINTQFSSQWDSLCHCVLPSGETYNGFKPSIELLQTTTTEGNEMPTIDHWHSPAKGCLVARGVLIDFKRYIDETTDKTYDPLDGHRITVEEIEAVAKHQGVEIKPGDVLIVRTGYTEFLENPTPEGFAKMATMSLSGVHGTTETAKWFWNKRIAAVASDAHAFEALPPLKENGEVGAVSDLVLHKWFLNYFGTPIGELWDLKALGEYAKKKGKYSFLLTSAPLNHPGLVASPPNAIALF; this comes from the exons ATGCCTACCGACCCAAGCTCCGTCCCAAACTTTGACGACCTCCCCGCAGTCGATGGACACCCTCAGGGCTGCGCCTGGGGAGTCTTCGACAAGGACGGAAAGAAAGACCACTACGGTACACTAAACTTTGTCACACCTGAAATCGTAGCTGCTGTTGCCAAAGAAGTCACAGATGGCATTTCCATCTCTCTCAA CTGGCCCCTAAACGGCATCAAGTTCCCCTTGCCCGGCCGCAAAGCCCCCGTCCACAAACCCGTTTCCCTCCGCGAGGCAGGGATGGAAATCGATGGCTTTGACGACGAGCTCGAAATCAACACCCAATTCTCCTCCCAATGGGACTCCCTCTGCCACTGCGTCCTCCCCTCGGGCGAGACCTACAACGGGTTCAAGCCCTCTATTGAGCTCCTtcaaacaaccaccactgAGGGCAACGAAATGCCCACTATTGATCACTGGCACTCCCCCGCCAAGGGCTGCCTCGTTGCCCGTGGCGTCTTGATTGACTTTAAGCGCTATATTGATGAGACCACTGACAAGACGTATGACCCCCTCGATGGTCATAGGATCACCGTTGAGGAGATCGAAGCGGTGGCGAAGCATCAAGGGGTGGAGATCAAGCCAGGGGATGTCCTGATTGTTCGGACGGGGTATACAGAGTTTTTGGAGAATCCAACTCCGGAAGGGTTTGCCAAGATGGCTACAATGTCGCTTTCTGGCGTCCATGGCACGACTGAGACGGCGAAGTGGTTCTGGAATAAGAGGATTGCGGCTGTTGCTTCGGATGCGCATGCTTTTGAGGCGCTGCCGCCGTTGAAGGAgaatggggaggttggtgctgTGTCGGATTTGG TGCTGCACAAGTGGTTTTTGAACTACTTTGGAACACCCATTGGTGAACTTTGGGATTTGAAGGCGCTGGGAGAATatgccaagaagaagggcaagtACAGCTTTTTGCTGACAAGTGCACCGCTGAATCATCCTGGACTGGTggcttcaccaccaaacgcCATTGCCTTGTTCTGA
- a CDS encoding uncharacterized protein (EggNog:ENOG503NWC0; COG:E), which translates to MTTSEVLPSADSTNGSDRAPPDMAAMQAKFASIQQKYTEEASKRFRSDGLAQYVDLQDAKDARIHSLGKDPWVDHAVLNAKTPAVKDGGRYKFVILGGGYGGLIAAVKLIEAGLVNGPDDLRIIEAGGGYGGTWYWNRYPGLHCDVESYIYMPLLEETGYVPKQKYATGLELREHAERIATKWDLHDKALFRSEVTDCRWSDEEEVWNVAVTENRGPEEGERKLNIQANYFFVLSGVLTIPHVPKVPGLENLGGSMFHTSRWDYGTTGGSQEDQNLTGLEGKRVGIIGTGATAIQVVPKLAKFAKEVYVFQRTPSSVSWRGQKETDLEEWQIANKKGWQRERRYNWVTYLNNCAPPEQVNMVGCGWTEAPAYCAIIGSPNFGIIEPTPEKIGEHVGGLLMLDLPRAEKARARIDEIVKDPETAKALKPWYPVWCKRPTFSDEYLQAFNLPHVHLVDTDGKGIDSATSTGLVVQGKEYPLDILVLSTGYRSPAYGGLNPAKRTGINVFGRGGKSFDDKWDAQGASTLHGVISHGFPNLFFGPTAQFGQSPNNTETLDIAAEHMTHFIKKAEEKVGGLAVIDPTVEAEEGWAMEAVKRAANLAALSVCTPGYTTSEGEFNKPNQDPAEMMKSARMGIWSEGILSFMKVLEEYRAGDLVGVDVTPRKSG; encoded by the exons ATGACGACCTCAGAGGTCCTCCCCAGTGCTGACAGCACCAATGGCTCCGACAGAGCCCCCCCCGACATGGCAGCCATGCAAGCCAAGTTCGCCAGCATCCAACAAAAATACACTGAAGAAGCCTCCAAACGCTTCCGCTCAGACGGCCTCGCCCAGTACGTCGACCTCCAGGACGCCAAGGACGCCCGCATCCATTCCCTAGGCAAAGATCCCTGGGTCGACCACGCAGTTCTCAACGCCAAAACCCCCGCTGTCAAGGATGGCGGGAGGTACAAATTCGTCATCCTGGGAGGCGGCTACGGCGGTCTCATCGCCGCTGTCAAGCTTATCGAAGCTGGTCTCGTCAACGGTCCTGATGATCTCCGTATCATtgaggccggtggtggatatGGTGGTACTTGGTATTGGAACCGCTATCCTGGTCTGCACTGTGATGTGGAGAGTTATATCTACATGCCGCTGTTGGAAGAGACGGGGTATGTTCCTAAGCAAAAATACGCTACGGGACTTGAGCTGCGTGAGCATGCTGAGAGGATTGCCACAAAGTGGGATCTCCATGACAAGGCGCTTTTCAGGTCGGAGGTGACGGATTGCAGGtggagtgatgaggaggaggtgtggAATGTGGCTGTGACGGAAAACAGGGGgccagaggagggagaaaggAAGCTGAATATCCAGGCGAATTATTTCTTTGTTTTGTCGGGTGTTTTGACGATTCCTCATGTTCCCAAGGTACCGGGACTGGAGAACCTTGGGGGGTCGATGTTCCATACATCTCGCTGGGATTATGGGACTACGGGTGGCTCGCAGGAGGACCAGAATTTGACCGGATTGGAAGGGAAAAGGGTGGGGATTATCGGGACTGGTGCGACGGCTATTCAGGTTGTGCCAAAGCTGGCAAAGTTTGCGAAGGAGGTGTATGTTTTCCAGCGGACGCCTTCGTCGGTGAGTTGGCGTGGTCAGAAGGAAACGGATCTTGAGGAATGGCAA ATCGCCAACAAAAAAGGATGGCAACGCGAGCGCCGCTATAACTGGGTCACTTACCTTAACAACTGCGCACCCCCGGAGCAAGTCAACATGGTGGGCTGTGGATGGACCGAGGCGCCTGCCTATTGTGCTATCATTGGCTCTCCCAACTTTGGGATCATCGAGCCTACTCCAGAGAAGATTGGCGAGCATGTTGGGGGCCTCTTGATGTTGGACCTGCCACGTGCTGAAAAGGCTCGTGCTCGCATTGATGAGATCGTCAAGGACCCGGAGACAGCAAAGGCGCTCAAGCCTTGGTACCCTGTTTGGTGCAAGCGTCCAACTTTCAGTGATGAGTACCTGCAGGCATTCAACCTCCCTCACGTTCACTTGGTTGACACAGACGGAAAGGGTATCGACTCTGCTACTAGCACAGGGCTGGTCGTGCAAGGGAAGGAGTATCCGCTCGACATCCTCGTTCTCAGCACTGGATATCGGTCTCCTGCGTATGGTGGTCTTAACCCTGCGAAACGGACGGGAATCAATGTTTTTGGCCGTGGTGGAAAGTCGTTCGACGACAAGTGGGATGCTCAGGGAGCTTCGACTCTCCATGGTGTTATCAGCCACGGGTTTCCTAACCTTTTCTTTGGGCCGACTGCTCAGTTTGGGCAGTCTCCTAACAACACTGAGACGTTGGATATTGCGGCTGAACACATGACTCacttcatcaagaaggccgaggaaaAGGTTGGGGGGCTCGCCGTGATTGACCCGACAGTAGAGGCTGAAGAGGGCTGGGCGATGGAAGCCGTCAAGCGAGCTGCCAATCTTGCTGCACTTAGCGTGTGCACGCCAGGTTATACCACTTCGGAGGGCGAGTTCAACAAGCCAAATCAGGATCCTGccgagatgatgaagagtGCTAGGATGGGTATTTGGTCGGAGGGCATCTTGTCCTTTATGAAGGTTCTTGAAGAGTATAGGGCTGGTGATTTAGTGGGAGTTGATGTTACTCCGAGGAAGTCTGGGTAA